The following proteins come from a genomic window of Bacillota bacterium:
- a CDS encoding P-loop NTPase, giving the protein MKIAITGKGGVGKTTLAAGLAQLFAQQGYQVYAVDADPDISLGTTLGVPQERLASQPPLIEMKQLIAERTGGGGLVYILNPQVDDVLDKYAIDLGRIKLLRMGAVKQAGTACYCPENAFLHAVVDSLLLGNHEVVILDMGAGIEHLTRGTARGVDLMLVVTEPTKVSVDTARVIQKLAGEMGVPKIKVIGNKVRSAREREFLYEHFREEEILGCLEFDEELWEKGMLEDPRGLREILLKSVTKVFDQILREVGEAAGASN; this is encoded by the coding sequence GTGAAAATCGCAATTACCGGGAAGGGTGGAGTAGGAAAAACCACTCTTGCTGCTGGATTGGCGCAACTTTTCGCCCAACAAGGTTACCAGGTATATGCAGTTGACGCCGACCCCGATATCAGTCTTGGCACTACGCTGGGAGTACCGCAGGAGCGACTGGCCTCCCAACCGCCGCTGATCGAGATGAAACAGTTGATTGCAGAGCGGACGGGAGGGGGCGGTCTTGTTTATATTCTGAATCCGCAAGTTGATGATGTCCTCGATAAATATGCAATTGATCTCGGCCGGATCAAGTTGCTCCGCATGGGGGCTGTCAAGCAGGCAGGTACGGCCTGTTACTGCCCCGAAAATGCCTTCCTTCATGCTGTTGTAGACTCTCTCCTCCTCGGGAATCACGAAGTTGTCATTTTGGATATGGGCGCCGGGATAGAGCATTTAACTCGCGGCACGGCGCGCGGCGTTGATCTTATGCTTGTTGTAACGGAGCCTACAAAGGTAAGCGTGGATACGGCGCGCGTCATTCAAAAGCTGGCAGGAGAAATGGGTGTGCCCAAAATTAAAGTAATCGGCAACAAGGTTCGTTCAGCCAGGGAAAGAGAATTTCTCTATGAGCATTTTCGAGAAGAAGAAATCTTGGGATGCCTGGAATTTGATGAAGAACTTTGGGAGAAGGGGATGCTGGAGGACCCCCGGGGGTTGCGAGAGATTTTATTGAAGTCTGTAACTAAAGTCTTTGATCAGATTTTAAGAGAGGTAGGTGAGGCGGCGGGCGCAAGCAACTAG